The following proteins are encoded in a genomic region of Hydrogenimonas thermophila:
- a CDS encoding phage tail tape measure protein has product MEKLMTLGIVLSAIDRVSKPLAQMSEGFGNLSKSIKGIDATTSFNEINKLEKKIASLNSLHFKIKSKIELNDKAIVSTKKALRDIENELNLLNRKKIDLKKAFDSGKIGAKEFEKEIENIDKEIDGLNNKKISLDKELQRAEDESKRLSDELKRTDNLVEKLSDKKLSLEDGLKKAEVASKALNNKLRETASKVAIVSTKFYALGRVVTSAFSPMINAYKEIEKAQGDIASLGIDESGIAKITKAAKEMSNQFAGVTAPEFIKASYDIKSGISSLSAEGVAQFTKFAAITASATKSSTEEMTKLFALGYGIFKSANETDIDFGKRFSASIGKAVQAFRTDGSDLVQGLSNIGATAKAMGVSLSEELAIVGVAKDAFSSAAEAGTGYRAFLAGAVGAQKKLGLTFTDAEGKLLPMTKILEKLKSKYGEFDANEMAELKKAFGSEEAVKIISALINKTDKLKAAQKDLNSAKLADTEAMAKARNRGKEFEILQQRIFNLSATFGKFLAPAVNFASEKIGQLVKWLDGIANSNSFVKYIFYAVAGLGAFAFVAGSVGIALSAMMAGLSTVNGMLGIKTGLLKIASFWENRHYIATMLTSGAQKVAAATTAFFSTALGGLNIRARALAVFGTISSFIRGFGIANAFAAAKQWLLNIAMNANPIGLLITGFAALVAGVVYAYNKFDWFRNGIHKAWEFIKKVFSYSPLGLIVKAWGKAFDWLESKFAWFRKMVGGIKSFFGFGDNESDNKSDNKKKNDKEIEKKSGWFSGWFGDDEEKKPLQKIGQTAKKVATVATVGATLATAQPVATQTPKFNIPTIAPNIKTPTINPAVKVPNV; this is encoded by the coding sequence ATGGAAAAACTTATGACTCTTGGGATTGTTTTAAGTGCGATAGATAGAGTCTCAAAGCCCTTGGCACAGATGAGTGAGGGTTTTGGAAATCTCTCTAAAAGCATAAAAGGTATTGATGCAACAACTTCATTTAATGAGATAAATAAGCTTGAAAAAAAGATCGCCTCTTTAAACTCTTTGCATTTTAAAATTAAATCAAAGATTGAATTGAATGACAAAGCAATAGTAAGCACTAAAAAGGCTTTAAGAGATATTGAAAACGAGTTAAATCTTTTAAACAGAAAGAAAATAGATCTAAAAAAAGCTTTCGATAGTGGCAAAATTGGTGCAAAAGAGTTTGAAAAAGAGATAGAGAATATCGATAAAGAGATAGACGGACTAAATAATAAAAAGATTAGTTTAGATAAAGAGCTTCAAAGAGCTGAAGATGAGAGTAAAAGACTCTCAGATGAACTTAAAAGAACAGATAACTTAGTTGAAAAACTCTCAGATAAAAAGCTTTCACTTGAAGATGGACTTAAGAAAGCAGAGGTAGCTTCAAAGGCTCTTAATAATAAGTTAAGAGAGACTGCTTCAAAAGTGGCTATAGTTTCTACAAAATTTTATGCTTTAGGAAGAGTTGTTACTTCTGCTTTTTCTCCAATGATAAATGCTTACAAAGAGATCGAAAAGGCTCAAGGTGATATTGCAAGCCTTGGTATTGATGAAAGTGGTATTGCAAAGATCACAAAAGCCGCGAAAGAGATGAGTAATCAATTTGCTGGAGTTACTGCGCCTGAGTTCATTAAAGCAAGCTATGATATTAAGTCCGGTATCTCTTCTTTGAGTGCTGAAGGTGTGGCACAGTTCACAAAGTTTGCCGCAATAACCGCAAGTGCCACAAAGAGTAGCACAGAAGAGATGACAAAACTTTTTGCACTTGGGTATGGAATATTTAAGAGTGCGAATGAGACTGACATAGATTTTGGGAAAAGGTTTAGTGCTAGTATCGGTAAAGCGGTACAAGCTTTTCGAACGGATGGATCGGATCTTGTGCAAGGACTTAGTAACATAGGTGCAACTGCGAAAGCGATGGGTGTTAGCTTGAGTGAAGAGCTTGCAATTGTCGGAGTAGCTAAAGATGCATTTAGTTCTGCTGCTGAAGCTGGGACAGGATATAGAGCTTTTCTAGCTGGTGCGGTAGGAGCGCAAAAAAAGCTTGGACTTACTTTTACAGACGCTGAAGGTAAGCTCTTGCCTATGACAAAAATACTTGAAAAACTAAAATCAAAATATGGTGAATTTGACGCGAATGAGATGGCAGAGCTTAAAAAAGCTTTTGGTTCTGAAGAGGCGGTAAAGATCATTTCAGCGTTAATTAACAAGACAGACAAACTCAAAGCTGCACAAAAAGATCTAAACAGTGCAAAATTAGCTGATACAGAAGCGATGGCTAAGGCTAGAAACAGAGGAAAAGAGTTTGAGATACTACAACAGAGGATCTTTAATCTTTCTGCTACATTTGGTAAATTTTTAGCTCCTGCGGTAAATTTTGCAAGTGAAAAGATCGGGCAGCTGGTGAAGTGGCTTGATGGAATAGCAAACAGTAACTCTTTTGTCAAATACATTTTTTACGCTGTAGCAGGGCTTGGGGCTTTTGCTTTTGTAGCTGGGAGTGTTGGCATAGCACTAAGTGCTATGATGGCTGGACTCAGCACAGTGAATGGAATGCTTGGTATTAAAACTGGGCTTCTAAAAATTGCAAGTTTCTGGGAAAATAGACACTACATAGCTACAATGCTGACTTCAGGAGCTCAAAAAGTAGCTGCTGCAACAACCGCCTTTTTTAGCACTGCTCTTGGTGGGTTAAATATACGCGCAAGAGCGTTGGCAGTTTTTGGAACTATCAGCTCATTCATAAGAGGATTTGGTATAGCAAATGCATTTGCAGCAGCCAAACAGTGGCTCTTGAACATCGCTATGAATGCAAATCCTATAGGACTTCTAATTACTGGCTTTGCTGCATTAGTCGCTGGTGTTGTTTACGCATATAATAAATTTGATTGGTTCAGAAATGGAATCCATAAAGCTTGGGAGTTCATAAAAAAAGTCTTTAGTTATTCTCCGCTTGGGCTAATTGTAAAAGCTTGGGGAAAGGCTTTTGATTGGTTAGAAAGCAAATTTGCTTGGTTTAGAAAAATGGTTGGAGGCATAAAGAGTTTTTTTGGTTTTGGAGACAATGAGAGCGACAATAAGAGTGATAATAAGAAAAAAAATGATAAAGAAATAGAGAAAAAGAGTGGTTGGTTTAGCGGATGGTTTGGTGACGATGAAGAGAAAAAACCACTTCAAAAGATAGGACAAACTGCTAAAAAGGTAGCTACAGTTGCTACAGTAGGTGCAACACTTGCAACGGCTCAACCAGTAGCAACACAAACCCCCAAATTCAACATCCCAACCATAGCACCAAATATCAAAACTCCAACCATCAATCCAGCTGTAAAAGTACCAAATGT
- a CDS encoding phage tail assembly protein — MKVKLVIAEKIDGKEIKELEFREPIGADLEEIMGEFSGGDKKSIGKALTQMASNLVTSHPISPDDFRKFKAKNYMAVMNEMMTFLF, encoded by the coding sequence ATGAAAGTAAAATTGGTTATAGCAGAAAAGATTGATGGCAAAGAGATCAAAGAGCTTGAATTTCGTGAGCCTATAGGAGCTGACTTAGAAGAAATAATGGGCGAGTTTTCTGGTGGTGATAAAAAATCAATCGGTAAAGCTCTAACCCAAATGGCGAGCAACCTTGTAACTTCTCATCCGATATCGCCTGATGATTTTAGAAAGTTTAAAGCTAAAAATTATATGGCAGTTATGAATGAGATGATGACTTTTTTGTTTTAG
- a CDS encoding phage major tail tube protein has product MALHANVKEINVFVEGVGFLGLCDSFKEPVVKTKKIDSPNSAVVDSGVLDKLEAEAIVRSVNDVYYSAMAKLHKAKFVFKERVTESSKDTTLVHTIVGSFDLEPSESKYASEKKYTLKIYPMQYTKEIDGKEVVFVDMENYICRLNGSDILEETRNAIL; this is encoded by the coding sequence ATGGCACTACATGCAAACGTAAAAGAGATAAATGTTTTTGTTGAGGGTGTTGGCTTTTTAGGGCTTTGTGATAGTTTCAAAGAGCCTGTTGTAAAGACTAAAAAGATAGATAGTCCAAACAGTGCAGTGGTCGATAGCGGAGTGCTTGACAAGCTAGAGGCTGAAGCGATTGTAAGAAGTGTAAACGATGTTTACTACTCTGCAATGGCAAAGCTACATAAAGCGAAGTTTGTCTTTAAAGAGAGAGTAACCGAAAGTTCAAAAGATACAACACTAGTGCATACCATAGTAGGTAGCTTTGACCTGGAGCCAAGTGAGAGCAAGTATGCGAGTGAAAAGAAATATACTCTTAAAATCTATCCTATGCAATATACTAAAGAGATAGATGGTAAAGAGGTGGTCTTTGTTGATATGGAGAACTACATTTGTAGGCTAAACGGCAGTGACATACTTGAAGAGACTAGAAACGCTATTTTATAG
- a CDS encoding DUF1353 domain-containing protein, translating into MVLEYCGGGKYRLVKPMKIMGYEVPAGFVTDGASIPRIFWSVVGSPFTGKYVEVAVLHDYLYSGAEDVSFKEANRIFYKGMRKAGVNRAKAYLMYKAVSLFGKKRFRRD; encoded by the coding sequence ATGGTTTTAGAGTACTGTGGCGGCGGTAAGTACCGTTTGGTTAAACCTATGAAGATAATGGGGTATGAGGTTCCTGCTGGGTTTGTTACCGATGGAGCGAGCATACCACGTATCTTTTGGTCTGTGGTGGGTAGTCCATTTACTGGAAAGTATGTAGAGGTAGCAGTTTTACACGACTACCTTTACAGTGGTGCTGAAGATGTGAGTTTTAAAGAGGCGAATCGCATATTTTACAAAGGAATGAGAAAGGCTGGAGTAAATAGAGCGAAAGCATACCTGATGTACAAAGCGGTAAGCCTCTTTGGCAAAAAAAGGTTTAGACGAGACTAA
- a CDS encoding phage tail protein, whose translation MLPDYVSEELKAYFEVSSEDRRALLKEELFDDDPLSCDERYLPFFALELGVKIDDLSVPKQREAIANAIDELKRAGTVSYLKNNLKADVENELVELDDFHFRMDLFTQNIDEKFDEVRLGSIRQRVESFKNVRSVFDGVSFKLFFDEQVKVSGASSFKPKINQDANVGFRFEGLGFRTNGTVNTKIELNQVATYELHPTTSILNPTSYILNPTLKKEATIETTLDSINQIQGAMTWQV comes from the coding sequence GTGCTTCCTGATTATGTAAGTGAAGAGTTAAAAGCTTATTTTGAGGTAAGCTCTGAAGATAGAAGAGCTTTATTAAAAGAGGAGCTTTTTGATGATGATCCTTTGAGTTGTGATGAGAGGTATTTGCCATTTTTTGCTTTGGAGCTTGGAGTAAAGATAGATGATCTAAGTGTACCTAAGCAAAGAGAGGCGATAGCAAATGCGATAGATGAGTTAAAACGTGCTGGAACTGTAAGCTACCTTAAAAACAATCTAAAAGCAGATGTTGAAAATGAGTTAGTAGAGTTAGATGATTTTCATTTTAGAATGGATCTGTTTACTCAAAACATAGATGAGAAGTTTGACGAAGTAAGGCTTGGCAGCATTAGGCAAAGAGTAGAGAGTTTTAAAAATGTTAGAAGTGTTTTTGACGGGGTTAGTTTCAAACTCTTTTTTGATGAACAGGTAAAAGTAAGCGGTGCAAGTAGCTTTAAACCAAAGATTAACCAGGACGCAAATGTAGGTTTTAGGTTTGAGGGTTTAGGTTTCAGAACCAATGGAACAGTTAATACAAAGATAGAGTTAAACCAAGTAGCAACCTATGAACTACATCCTACAACCTCAATCCTCAATCCTACATCCTACATTCTCAATCCTACATTAAAAAAGGAGGCAACCATTGAAACAACACTTGATAGCATAAATCAGATACAAGGAGCGATGACATGGCAGGTTTGA
- a CDS encoding baseplate J/gp47 family protein: protein MLSLSDLPFPSIIEPLDYEAIVARKLARVKEILASKGIEYVESEADDLMTLIEADAYEELLLRANLNERIKQMFLAYATGSNLDHIGISRFGVQRLTGVRPKADVEFSLSIVKDTDTVIPAGTLVGDGVEMAEIVEDVIIRAGLLKSVGVVELQRETESFDGKLEMILTPLPFVVKVKQLTAFVGGADVEDDERYRERIWLSRERRTTAGSRAMYEYYAKSANVRVKEVAVSNGGAGVVDVAILGYNFETTDEMVENVLDGLNSEEIRPLTDKVQVQIAKIIDVNVEATLVVRDLQLVDLEAVKSRFDEFEGKFGLFLSIAKVYDLLSDSNVVDVELNSPLNSVKCEFNEVMRFSFKLEVRSAS, encoded by the coding sequence ATGTTGAGTTTAAGTGATTTGCCTTTTCCTTCCATAATAGAACCGCTTGACTATGAAGCGATAGTAGCCAGAAAGCTTGCCAGAGTAAAAGAGATCTTAGCAAGCAAGGGGATCGAGTACGTAGAGAGTGAAGCGGATGATCTAATGACACTCATAGAGGCAGACGCTTATGAAGAGTTGCTTTTACGAGCGAATTTGAATGAGAGAATAAAGCAGATGTTTTTAGCATATGCCACTGGTAGTAACTTGGATCACATAGGCATTAGTCGTTTTGGAGTTCAGAGGCTAACAGGTGTTAGACCAAAGGCAGATGTAGAGTTTAGTCTAAGCATTGTAAAAGATACAGATACCGTCATACCTGCTGGTACTTTGGTCGGCGATGGTGTAGAGATGGCTGAAATAGTAGAAGATGTCATCATAAGAGCAGGTTTATTAAAGTCTGTTGGAGTTGTAGAGCTACAACGTGAGACTGAAAGCTTTGATGGAAAGCTTGAGATGATTTTAACTCCTCTTCCGTTTGTAGTGAAGGTAAAACAGCTTACAGCTTTTGTAGGCGGGGCAGATGTAGAAGATGATGAGAGATACCGAGAACGCATCTGGCTAAGTCGCGAGAGACGCACAACTGCTGGAAGTCGTGCTATGTATGAGTACTATGCAAAGAGCGCTAATGTAAGAGTAAAAGAGGTTGCAGTAAGCAATGGCGGTGCTGGTGTGGTGGATGTAGCGATTTTAGGCTACAACTTTGAAACAACCGATGAGATGGTGGAGAATGTTTTAGATGGCTTGAATAGTGAAGAGATACGACCACTAACTGACAAAGTGCAGGTGCAAATTGCAAAGATAATTGATGTAAATGTAGAGGCTACTTTGGTAGTAAGAGATTTGCAACTGGTAGATTTGGAAGCTGTTAAGAGTAGATTTGATGAGTTTGAAGGTAAGTTTGGACTCTTTTTATCTATTGCAAAGGTTTATGATCTGCTTAGTGATAGCAATGTGGTTGATGTGGAGTTAAACTCTCCTTTAAATAGCGTTAAATGCGAGTTTAACGAGGTGATGCGATTTAGCTTTAAGCTGGAGGTGCGTAGTGCTTCCTGA
- a CDS encoding phage baseplate assembly protein V produces the protein MSQELLRKLSNIVQVGTVTETKSDEGLALARVNILGRVTDFLPIVMISNSFMKVWMPVQVNEQVLVVSPFGEANSGFIIPSVYHKSNKEPEGSTSKNAIFQIGQVKFVCDGETVTVESKNFKLDREGNLTVTGRITDTLGDLTGHEHSVKDHSTAVSRG, from the coding sequence ATGAGTCAAGAGTTGCTTAGAAAGCTTAGTAACATCGTGCAAGTTGGCACCGTTACAGAGACAAAAAGCGATGAAGGTTTAGCCCTAGCGCGCGTCAACATCCTTGGACGTGTGACAGACTTTCTGCCGATTGTGATGATAAGCAACTCATTTATGAAAGTGTGGATGCCGGTACAGGTAAACGAACAGGTGCTTGTAGTCTCTCCATTCGGTGAGGCAAACAGCGGTTTTATCATTCCTAGCGTCTATCACAAATCAAACAAAGAACCGGAGGGAAGTACAAGCAAAAACGCCATCTTCCAAATAGGTCAGGTCAAGTTTGTTTGTGACGGTGAAACTGTAACGGTTGAGAGCAAAAACTTCAAGCTCGACCGTGAGGGCAATCTAACTGTAACAGGTCGCATTACCGACACATTAGGCGATCTAACAGGTCACGAGCATAGCGTAAAAGATCATAGCACAGCAGTAAGCAGGGGGTAA
- a CDS encoding phage protease, with the protein MSKLLLEMNANSKTKEVKISPVGLFSGYDGRVYKLNETTIAATKQRGLDIPLNIEHCFTQKGCAAVGWFKLDTLELKEDGVYAQLELTKEGQELVSSKTYRYLSPEFSVDGDRNVVTIDAVALLNTPNFNLEINQRGPHYDNNGVQLKQKDSETKVSTPNLGAGTSVPQNQNLGAGTSVPQNQKPKEENEMDEKELEQLRKEKEELSKELKLQKEFNQKLIDDLKTQQLDEAVKANKILPAEKELLKEMNIDTLRSYLATRQPLGHTKEFNTNTNQQAKEDSAYAIAANLGWGEE; encoded by the coding sequence ATGAGCAAACTACTATTGGAAATGAATGCAAACTCTAAAACCAAAGAGGTAAAGATCTCTCCAGTGGGTCTTTTTAGCGGCTACGATGGCAGAGTTTACAAGCTAAATGAAACCACCATAGCCGCCACAAAACAAAGAGGGCTTGACATCCCGCTAAACATAGAGCACTGCTTTACACAAAAAGGGTGCGCTGCAGTAGGCTGGTTTAAGCTAGATACACTTGAACTAAAGGAGGATGGAGTATATGCGCAGTTAGAACTTACAAAAGAGGGGCAAGAGCTAGTAAGCTCTAAAACATACCGTTACCTAAGTCCGGAGTTTAGCGTTGATGGAGATAGAAACGTCGTCACAATAGATGCAGTCGCACTTCTTAATACGCCAAACTTTAACCTTGAGATAAACCAGCGGGGTCCCCATTATGACAATAATGGGGTGCAACTTAAACAAAAGGATAGCGAGACTAAAGTCTCGACCCCAAATTTAGGGGCTGGGACTTCAGTCCCACAAAACCAAAATTTAGGGGCTGGGACTTCAGTCCCACAAAACCAAAAACCAAAGGAGGAAAACGAAATGGACGAAAAAGAGTTGGAACAACTTCGCAAAGAAAAAGAAGAGCTTTCAAAAGAGCTGAAGTTACAAAAAGAGTTCAACCAAAAACTCATAGACGATCTAAAAACACAGCAGTTAGATGAAGCGGTAAAAGCAAACAAGATTTTACCAGCTGAAAAGGAGCTTTTGAAAGAGATGAACATCGACACACTTAGAAGCTACCTTGCTACAAGACAACCACTAGGACATACAAAAGAGTTTAACACAAACACAAACCAACAAGCTAAAGAAGATTCAGCTTATGCAATTGCAGCAAATCTAGGATGGGGAGAAGAGTAA
- a CDS encoding Mu-like prophage major head subunit gpT family protein: MGVLNSETLKAISVVFKDEFNKVFKEYKTNYDKVATVVNAKAISVNYAWLGDVPTMREWIGDREIKTLKDYEYIIKKKRYEATIGVDRDHIIFDTLGVVKPRIQTMAAAAKTHYDELTFGLLETNGECYDKKPFFGEHDIEGKKYNNLYDLELNQENFLKVRADMMSIKSEAGRNLGVKPNLLVVPPQLESKAIELLKADLINGSTNITKGMADILVVPQLTDDKSWYLLDTTKPIKPLILQINKKITFTAMDRPDDESVFMRAEFRYGVDGEHNAGYGLWQLAAKSSPADDESTEN; encoded by the coding sequence ATGGGAGTACTAAACAGCGAAACACTAAAAGCTATTTCAGTTGTCTTTAAAGATGAGTTTAACAAGGTTTTTAAAGAGTATAAAACTAACTATGACAAAGTAGCAACAGTAGTAAATGCAAAAGCTATAAGCGTAAACTATGCTTGGCTTGGCGATGTGCCGACTATGAGAGAGTGGATCGGTGATAGAGAGATCAAAACGCTAAAAGATTATGAGTACATCATCAAAAAGAAACGCTATGAAGCAACCATTGGAGTTGATCGCGATCACATCATCTTTGATACTCTAGGGGTAGTAAAACCGCGCATACAAACAATGGCTGCTGCTGCAAAAACACACTATGATGAGCTAACCTTTGGGTTACTTGAGACAAACGGTGAATGTTACGATAAAAAACCGTTCTTTGGAGAGCACGATATTGAAGGAAAAAAATACAACAACCTCTACGACTTAGAACTTAACCAGGAAAACTTCTTAAAAGTTCGTGCCGATATGATGAGCATCAAATCTGAAGCCGGCAGAAACTTAGGCGTAAAACCAAACCTTTTGGTAGTGCCTCCACAGCTTGAGAGCAAAGCTATAGAACTTCTAAAAGCAGATCTCATAAACGGTAGTACAAACATCACAAAAGGGATGGCTGACATCTTGGTAGTACCGCAACTCACAGACGATAAAAGCTGGTACCTACTAGACACTACTAAACCGATCAAACCGTTAATCTTGCAAATCAACAAAAAGATCACATTTACAGCGATGGATCGCCCTGACGATGAGAGTGTATTTATGCGTGCAGAGTTTAGATATGGCGTTGATGGTGAGCATAATGCGGGTTACGGTCTGTGGCAGTTAGCGGCAAAGTCGTCACCGGCAGACGATGAATCAACAGAAAACTAA
- a CDS encoding DUF1804 family protein has protein sequence MELKQKRAYELYKNGMNLTQIANTLGLSRQTVSNYRKKFNWDETLLSEHSLDAQAKEKEFILELIKEWDASLEELKSSDLTNRLTILEKYTRLYYKLKNINQASAKTAKLKKDEIIKQTISNIARLAIKLNDQAVAEFLSTNSDTIVEMVDDRT, from the coding sequence ATGGAGCTAAAACAAAAAAGAGCATACGAACTTTACAAAAACGGGATGAACCTCACGCAAATAGCAAACACACTGGGGCTAAGCCGTCAAACAGTTAGTAATTACAGAAAGAAGTTTAACTGGGATGAAACTCTACTTAGCGAACACTCCTTAGACGCTCAAGCTAAAGAGAAAGAGTTTATTTTAGAACTCATCAAAGAGTGGGACGCTAGTTTAGAAGAGTTAAAATCAAGCGATCTGACAAACAGACTGACTATCTTAGAAAAATATACCCGTCTCTACTATAAACTGAAAAACATAAACCAAGCCTCCGCAAAAACTGCAAAACTAAAAAAAGATGAGATCATAAAGCAGACCATATCAAACATAGCACGCCTTGCCATAAAACTAAACGATCAAGCAGTAGCAGAGTTTTTAAGTACTAACAGCGACACAATCGTGGAGATGGTGGATGATAGAACTTGA
- the terL gene encoding phage terminase large subunit produces the protein MIELEDLKLYLKSLPNEIRDPVDLKKAKRDFFYCIKNYFPHHIAFSKQETSAFRKFVYSKLDTLTKTDKEILLTAYRGAAKTTTVSNLYLLWKLTHKEKRFFIIISSTETLAKDIFDLIKEELEHNTHFKQDFNIEVIKSTTTEIVIKVDDFLCKIACYGAGAKIRGKRFLSFRPDLIILDDIENDENVLSKTQRDKLYNWYKKVVKKLPARGSHYNIIIVGTILHHDSLLSRIKDSVDFYQNFPLVLNFKTWKLDNLALDVDELKKEYAEDKEAFLQEYQNIPLSKDALTFPHYKTFDAMPKCDFYSIGVDPSMGKAKGDYFAIAIIGWQKKAKKLYLSAKGYKKNPTDMIYTITQTYIRYSKIARTIIAIETVAYQEFFKDVFKRHAKDTGLLIPVKEFKNNIPKEIRINSLAPLIKDETILIDSSSHLLIDELDTYPKSAHDDLLDASEMAKRAIDTGGGVDYELVRKKQRAFKALKRLKFA, from the coding sequence ATGATAGAACTTGAAGATCTAAAACTCTATCTTAAAAGTCTTCCAAATGAGATAAGAGATCCTGTAGATCTGAAAAAAGCAAAGAGAGACTTTTTTTACTGCATAAAAAACTATTTTCCTCATCACATAGCCTTTAGCAAGCAAGAGACAAGCGCATTTAGAAAGTTTGTTTATAGCAAGTTAGATACCCTTACAAAAACAGATAAAGAGATTTTGCTTACTGCCTACAGGGGTGCAGCAAAGACTACAACCGTCTCAAACCTTTACCTTCTGTGGAAACTCACACATAAAGAGAAAAGATTTTTCATCATCATAAGTTCAACCGAAACACTTGCAAAAGACATCTTCGATCTGATTAAAGAGGAGCTTGAACACAACACCCACTTTAAACAAGACTTTAACATAGAGGTGATCAAATCAACTACTACTGAGATAGTCATAAAAGTAGATGACTTTTTATGCAAGATTGCATGTTATGGAGCTGGAGCTAAAATACGCGGTAAGAGATTTCTAAGCTTCAGACCTGATCTCATAATCCTTGATGACATAGAAAACGATGAAAATGTCCTAAGCAAAACACAAAGAGATAAACTCTACAACTGGTACAAAAAGGTAGTGAAAAAACTTCCGGCCAGGGGCTCGCACTACAACATCATCATAGTTGGAACTATTTTACATCACGACTCACTTCTTAGCAGGATAAAAGATAGCGTAGACTTCTACCAAAACTTCCCACTGGTACTAAACTTTAAAACATGGAAGTTAGACAATCTGGCACTTGATGTAGATGAACTAAAAAAAGAGTATGCTGAAGATAAAGAAGCCTTTTTGCAAGAGTACCAAAACATCCCACTAAGCAAAGATGCGCTTACCTTCCCTCACTACAAAACATTCGATGCCATGCCAAAGTGCGATTTTTACTCCATAGGCGTAGATCCAAGTATGGGCAAAGCCAAAGGGGACTATTTTGCCATAGCCATCATAGGCTGGCAAAAAAAAGCAAAAAAACTCTACCTTAGTGCCAAAGGCTACAAGAAAAACCCAACAGATATGATCTACACCATTACACAAACATACATCCGCTACTCAAAAATTGCACGAACCATCATCGCCATCGAAACAGTAGCGTATCAAGAGTTTTTTAAAGATGTATTTAAAAGGCATGCAAAAGATACGGGACTGCTCATACCAGTAAAAGAGTTTAAAAACAACATCCCTAAAGAGATCCGCATAAACTCACTAGCTCCACTCATAAAAGATGAGACTATTTTAATAGATAGCAGCTCTCATCTACTCATTGATGAGTTAGACACCTATCCAAAATCAGCTCATGATGATTTGCTTGACGCTAGCGAAATGGCAAAACGAGCGATTGACACAGGCGGAGGCGTGGACTATGAGTTGGTACGAAAAAAGCAACGAGCATTTAAAGCCCTAAAAAGGCTTAAATTTGCTTAG